A region from the Bradyrhizobium erythrophlei genome encodes:
- a CDS encoding S24 family peptidase, whose translation MLDVKMIERGLEKPGKTKGGLAAAMGVRPGAVSEILGEIRLIKASEIQPIIDYLELNSVPIMGRVGAGAIIEPEHEQVPPEGLGEVELPFPVSEETIAFEVAGDSMLPKYENGDIIVVYREQRHPVSSFYGEEAAVRLKTGERYLKTIERGKSPTLVNLTSFNAKPISSVKLEWIGEICVTLPRGQIERLRAKAAVRARKATKAHGGRTAEK comes from the coding sequence ATGCTGGATGTCAAGATGATCGAGCGGGGGCTGGAGAAGCCGGGCAAGACCAAGGGCGGTCTGGCGGCGGCGATGGGCGTGCGCCCGGGCGCGGTTTCGGAAATCCTGGGCGAAATCCGCCTGATCAAGGCGAGCGAAATCCAGCCGATCATCGATTATCTGGAACTGAACTCGGTGCCGATCATGGGCCGCGTCGGCGCCGGCGCGATCATCGAGCCGGAACACGAGCAGGTGCCGCCGGAGGGCCTTGGCGAGGTCGAACTGCCCTTCCCGGTTTCGGAGGAAACCATCGCCTTCGAGGTGGCCGGCGATTCCATGCTGCCGAAATACGAGAACGGCGATATTATCGTGGTCTACCGCGAGCAGCGCCACCCGGTTTCCAGCTTCTATGGCGAAGAGGCCGCGGTCCGCCTGAAGACCGGCGAGCGCTATCTGAAAACCATCGAACGCGGAAAGTCCCCGACCCTGGTCAACCTCACGAGCTTCAACGCCAAGCCGATCAGCAGCGTGAAGCTGGAATGGATCGGGGAGATCTGCGTGACCCTGCCGAGGGGCCAGATCGAGCGCCTGCGCGCCAAGGCCGCGGTGCGGGCCCGCAAGGCGACCAAGGCGCATGGCGGGCGCACGGCGGAAAAATAA